The Salinivibrio kushneri genomic interval CGGCTCGCCTTGCAACTCTTGCTGCTGTGTCGCGTCAGCCAATGAGGATTGCAATCGCTCAGCCAAACCCGGCTCAATCCCGGTCGACTCGCCACCCGATGCCTGCATGGTTTTATGCAACATCTGTTCCAGTTCAGGAACAAGGGTGATCACTGGCAGTTCAGGGGCGCTGCCATTGATTTCTTGAACGATCAGACGACGCAGTGCAATCCTGACCGCAGCGGTTAAAATGTCAGGATCTTGACTCTTGCCGGTATACTCGGCCATGGTTTGCACGATGGTGCGAATATCACGGATAGGGATCGCTTCACTGAGCAAGTTCTGCAGCACTTTGACTAACACACTGAGCGGGATTTGATCCGGGATCAGTCCTTCAACCAAGCGCGGTACCTGCTTACCTAACATATCCACCAAGTTTTGCGCTTCCTCGTGACCCAATAAACGCTCGGCGTTGTTAGTCAGCATCTGGCTAAGGTGAGTGGCCAACACAGTGGCAGAGTCAACCACGGTATAACCGAGTGCTTGCGCATGCTCCCGTTGGCTAGGCTCAATCCAAACCGCCTCAAGGCCGAAAGCCGGATCTTGGGTTGGCTCTCCGTCGATAGGGCCAAATACTTGACCTGGGTTAATGGCAAGTTCATGTTGAGGGTGGACGTCGGCCTCTCCAACCGCGACCCCCATTAAGGTGATGCGATAGTTATGGGGTGGCAGCTCAAGGTTGTCGCGAATGTGTACGGGTGGGATCAAAAAACCAAAATCTTGCGACAGTTTTTTGCGTACACCTTTGACTCGGTCGAGCAGCTCGCCGCCCTGATCACGATCGACCATGGCAATCAGACGATATCCTACCTCTAGCCCGATAACATCCACCGGCTGCACATCGTCCCACGATAGCTCTTTCGGCGTGGCGGGAGCGGCCTCAGGAAGATCGGTTTGCTCCGGTGCTTGTTGCGCTTTTTGATATTGTTTGTATTTCCAGTACGCTAGGCCACCACAAATCACTGCCAGCAGTAAGAAAGGCAAATGCGGCATGCCCGGCACCAACCCCATCACCGTCAAAATACCGGTGGCAATCATCAACGCACGCGGATTATCAAACAGCTGGAACACCACCTGCTGTCCCATGTCTTCTTCGGTGTTTTGTCGCGTCACCATAATGGCGGCGCCTATCGACAGCAGCAACGACGGTATTTGTGCAACCAGACCATCACCAATGGTCAATAAGGTATAGACTTCTAGTGCTTCGGAAAACCCTAAGTCATGCTGCCCCATCCCGATCGACAAACCACCCACAATGTTGATGAAAAGGATCAAAATACCGGCGATGGCATCGCCTTTGACGAATTTAGACGCACCATCCATCGAGCCGTAGAAATCCGCTTCTTGCGTGACTTCTTGGCGTCGTGACCGGGCTTGCTCTTGGTCGATGAGCCCCGCGTTTAAGTCGGCATCAATCGCCATTTGTTTACCCGGCAAGGCATCCAAGGTAAAACGCGCGGTCACTTCTGAAATACGGCCCGCACCTTTAGTGACGACCATGAAGTTAATGATCATCAAGATAAGAAAGACCACCAAACCCACAGCATAGTTACCGCCAATGACCACCGAGCCAAAAGCACCAATCACTTGGCCTGCTGCATCCGGGCCCTCGTGCCCATAAAGCAAAACCACACGCGTGGAAGCAACGTTAAGAGCCAGCCGCATTAACGTTGCGATCAGCAGCACCGCCGGGAAAGCCGCAAACTCAAGTGGACGCCTTGTGTAAATGGTGACCAGCAGTACCACCAGCGACAATGCAATGTTAAACGAGAACATTAAATCGAGCAGCATGGGCGGGACAGGAAGCACCACCATCGCTAAGGTCGCTAATACCAGTGCTGGCGCACCGATAGCCGGCATCGCTCCTAACCTGTGGTAAGGCACTTTGTCAGAAAATGGCAATCGCCAGTTGGCTTTTAACATGTTAAGCGTTCAAATCCATGATTGGTGAACGCGGGCCTGGTGCCGCGTATACTCAAAACGGGAATGCAGAGGAAGCAAGTTTTACGCCAAAAAAAGCCCGTAAAGTGTCAGCATTTTGGCACTGCGCTGACATTGTCGCGCTCGGCGACGATTAGTCATGTTGTAAATCGGTAGGGATAGGTAAATAAGCGTCATCAGGACGCGTGGGCCGTCGACCTCGTCCCTTTTTGTATTGCTTTAACTGGAAGACATACGCAAGAACCTGAGCGACGGCGGTAAACAAACCGTCAGGGATCTGTTGCTCAAGCTCCGTGCTAAAATACAATGCCCGCGCCAGCGGGGGAGCAGGAACGATGGCAATATCATATTCAGCGGCAATTTCTCGTATTTTCAATGCGGTAAAGTCGGACCCTTTGGCGATCACCACGGGCGCGCTATCCATATCACTGTTGTAGCGCAACGCCACGGAATAATGTTCAGGGTTAGTGACCACCACATCCGCTTGGGGCACGTCAGCCATCATTCGGCGCTGGGCCATTTCCCGCTGCAACATGCGAATTCGCCCTTTCACTTCTGGGCTGCCCTCGGTTTCTTTATGCTCGTCTTTGACCTCCTGTTTGGTCATTTTGAGCTGCTCATTGTGTTGCCAAATTTGAAACGGCACATCAATGACCACCACAACCAACAGGGAGCAGCACACCAACAGAACGAAGTTAAGTAATATATCGAGCGCGTGATAGAGGTTGCTGGGGAAGGTATCAATGGTCAGCTCGAAGAAGTCCTCTAGGTTGATATAAACCAAGTATGCGGCCACACCCGCCACCAACACGACTTTGAGAACCGACTTCAATAACTCGACCAATCCCTGGGTACCAAACATGCGTTTAAAGCCAGAAAGCGGACTCATTTTCGACAGTTTAGGCCGTGCAGCCTCCCACGAGAAACTCACCCCACCGAGCCCGGCCGCCCCTACGAGGCCGGAGATAAAGAGCACAATCAAGATCAGCCCAAGTGGCAGAATCAAATGCAGTAGCTCACCGACCACCACCAGCATCAGCTCTGAGCTGTCAAAGATCTCGGCGCGTGACAAAGAGAATAGGCGCGTCATTAATGCCATCAAGGCTTCGCCCAGCGCTTGTCCGAACCACATCAAACTGATGGCACCAACGACCAATACGGAAACCGAAGCCAGTTCTCTTGAGCGCGGTACTTGGCCCTTTTCCCGCGCCTGCTCCTGCCTTCGGGGTGTGGCGTCTTCTGTTCTTTCCTGACCTTCGCTCTCTGCCATGCCTCTACTCGCAATTAATTCGAATTAGCGAACAAACTTGGTTTAACCCTGTTTCCCAATGATTGTTGTAGTGCGTCAACATACCGAACAGCAGATACCAGCTGATCAGCAGCCCCATCAACAATGCAAAAGCGAAGCCAAGAGAGAAAATATTCAACTGCGGCGCGGCGCGCGTCATCACACCAAATGACAAGTTGACCACCAGCAAGGCGATAACGCCTGCTAGGGAAATACTGAGGGCAACTTTAAACATGATCCCGAACCACTGCGCCAAACTGCGGTAGTCGGCAGCACCAATCATCTCGCCAATCGGTAAGGTATCAAAGCTCATCACCACTAGGTTAAGCATTTTTAAATGCCCATCCGTGGCGAGAAACAACATCACCGCCAAAAATAAGTAAAACTGCCCCAGCAAGGGGGTATTCTGGCCATTGGCCGGATCGACCATGGACGCAAAACCCAAGCTCGATTGCATCCCCAAAATCTGTCCCAACACCACAAAGGTTTGCGTAATAAATTGGGTGACCATCCCCATCGCCACACCAATGACCACTTGCTGCGCGAGCACGGTAAAACCAGCAAAGGAGACCAGCTCGATATTCTCGGGGACGGCCGGTAACGCGGGCATCACCGCGAAGGTAATCGCCAGTGACAGGTAGAGACGGATCCTCACTGGCACAAATCGCGCGCCAAAGAAAGTCATCGCCATCATCATCGAAGAGATACGGGTAAAGGGCCAAAAGTAGTTAGCCATCCAAGACAGGAGCACTGAGGCTGGATATTCCATGGCTTGCCTCGTCAGTAAAGGATGTTGGGGATGTGATCAATCAAGCGATAGAAATACTCCATCAACATCCGCGTCATCCAGTGGCCAAAGAACATTAAGGCAATAAAGGTGGCGATCAAACGTGGCAAAAAGCTCAATGTTTGCTCGTTAATTGAGGTCGCGGCTTGAAAGATGGCCACGATAAGACCCACCAACAAGCCGGGTACTACAATGGCTGAAACCAGTAGCAACACCAGATAGAGCGCATCTTGGAAAAGCTCGACAAACGCTTCTGGGGCCATCGCTGCCTCCTTTAGCCGAAACTGGCTGCCAAGGTGGAGAGGATAAGATTCCACCCATCAACCAAGACAAAAAGCATTAACTTGAAGGGTAATGACACTATCATGGGCGATAGCATCATCATACCCATCGCCATCAAGACTGATGCCACCACCAAGTCAATCACCAAAAATGGCAAGAACAACATAAAGCCAATTTGGAACGCGGTTTTCAGCTCTGACGTCACAAACGCAGGGATCAGCACCGTCATCGGGACTTGCTCAGGCTCATCCACTTGCGCCCCCGACATATTGACGAAGGTTTCCAAATCTTTCACTCGCGTTTGCCGAAGCATAAACTCACGCAGCGGCACTTGTACCCGATCAAACGCTTCTCGCGCAGTGACTTGTTCATTGATATAGGGCTGAATCGCTTCTGTATTCATTCGGTCAATCACCGGTGACATGATAAACAAGGTCAAAAACATCGCGATGCCAATAATCACTTGGTTAGATGGCGTTTGCTGTAACCCCATGGCTTGACGCAAAATCGCCATCACCACCACAATCCGGGTAAACGACGTCATTAAAATGACAACCGCTGGCAAAAAGCCCAACGCGGTCATGATTGCCAGAATTTGTAACGTGACCGAGTAGTCTTCACTGCCATCCGGGTTGACACGCATGGTCACCGCCGGGATCCCACCGCCCGTATTACGGCCCACATCTAAACGTGCCGCTTCACCGCTTTCGCTAATCGATTCGGTGGTGATGCTTTCTTGTGCTGGCGTCGCTTCTTGTTCGGCAACAGCAAACGGCGTAAATAAGGTGGCTGCCACCCACACCCAAGCGGCCAATAACATTCGTATCGTCATTTTCGATTCAACAGTTGGCTTAGCTGATTGGCAAAGCGAGAAGACTTATCTGACCCTGACGTCGCAGTTGGAATGGGGTTATCCAGTGTTTTTAACACGTTCACGCTGTTTGCTGTCACGCCGACAACCAACTGTTCACCGTGGATATCAACCACCAAAATGCGCTCCTTTTGACCCACAGCCAATTGGCTAACGATCGTGATGCCATCACTTTGCTGTGCCAGCCCTGGCACTTTTAACCGTCGCAGCAACCAGGCCAGAGCAAAGATAAGCCCTAGCACTAATCCTAGCGACAACAGCATTGTCACTATACTGACCTCGGGCGCCGCCGCCCAAACAGGCATGGGCACCAGGAGTAGACCCCAAATGCGTCGGTTCACCGTCATCCCTATCGTAGTTTCTTAATCCGCTCAGTTTGGCTAATCACATCTGTGAGGCGGATACCAAACTTGTCGTTTACGACCACCACTTCACCATGAGCAATCAAGGTGCCGTTCACCAGCACATCGAGCGACTCCCCAGCTAACCTATCTAACTCCACCACCGAGCCTTGGTTGAGCTGAAGCAGGTTACGGATGTTAATTTGCGTATGCCCCACTTCCATGGAAATGGTCACTGGAATATCAAGGATCGCGTCCAGTTTCCGCTGTTCATCCGCCCCCATTTTTTGCTCGCTGTCATCAGTGAGCTCTTCAAGTGGGGCCGCTTGCACATCATCTGAGCCCTCGGCGTCAGATTGCTCAGCCAGGGCTGCAGCCCAATCATCGTCTACATCATTTTGATCCATGACGTCTCACCCTTGTTTACTGGTTCTGATCACTGAGCATTACCTTGTTTATCATCGATGGGTAGATCTTCCTCGAGATCATCGAGTAGCTCAGGTTTATCCTGTAACAACGAAATATCCGATTTCGCCATTTCAGGACGCTTAAGTTTTTCTACAATTTTAAGTGCCAACTTATCGTTAGATTGCCCCATTTTCGCGCGATAGGTGGGCAAGTCTTCCACGAACACGGTGCACGCATCCGGCATTTCCACC includes:
- the flhA gene encoding flagellar biosynthesis protein FlhA, whose translation is MLKANWRLPFSDKVPYHRLGAMPAIGAPALVLATLAMVVLPVPPMLLDLMFSFNIALSLVVLLVTIYTRRPLEFAAFPAVLLIATLMRLALNVASTRVVLLYGHEGPDAAGQVIGAFGSVVIGGNYAVGLVVFLILMIINFMVVTKGAGRISEVTARFTLDALPGKQMAIDADLNAGLIDQEQARSRRQEVTQEADFYGSMDGASKFVKGDAIAGILILFINIVGGLSIGMGQHDLGFSEALEVYTLLTIGDGLVAQIPSLLLSIGAAIMVTRQNTEEDMGQQVVFQLFDNPRALMIATGILTVMGLVPGMPHLPFLLLAVICGGLAYWKYKQYQKAQQAPEQTDLPEAAPATPKELSWDDVQPVDVIGLEVGYRLIAMVDRDQGGELLDRVKGVRKKLSQDFGFLIPPVHIRDNLELPPHNYRITLMGVAVGEADVHPQHELAINPGQVFGPIDGEPTQDPAFGLEAVWIEPSQREHAQALGYTVVDSATVLATHLSQMLTNNAERLLGHEEAQNLVDMLGKQVPRLVEGLIPDQIPLSVLVKVLQNLLSEAIPIRDIRTIVQTMAEYTGKSQDPDILTAAVRIALRRLIVQEINGSAPELPVITLVPELEQMLHKTMQASGGESTGIEPGLAERLQSSLADATQQQELQGEPAVLLTSGVLRATLAKFVKNTIPTLRVLSYQEVPDEKQIRIVNAVGNN
- the fliO gene encoding flagellar biosynthetic protein FliO is translated as MNRRIWGLLLVPMPVWAAAPEVSIVTMLLSLGLVLGLIFALAWLLRRLKVPGLAQQSDGITIVSQLAVGQKERILVVDIHGEQLVVGVTANSVNVLKTLDNPIPTATSGSDKSSRFANQLSQLLNRK
- the fliR gene encoding flagellar biosynthetic protein FliR — protein: MEYPASVLLSWMANYFWPFTRISSMMMAMTFFGARFVPVRIRLYLSLAITFAVMPALPAVPENIELVSFAGFTVLAQQVVIGVAMGMVTQFITQTFVVLGQILGMQSSLGFASMVDPANGQNTPLLGQFYLFLAVMLFLATDGHLKMLNLVVMSFDTLPIGEMIGAADYRSLAQWFGIMFKVALSISLAGVIALLVVNLSFGVMTRAAPQLNIFSLGFAFALLMGLLISWYLLFGMLTHYNNHWETGLNQVCSLIRINCE
- the fliQ gene encoding flagellar biosynthesis protein FliQ, with protein sequence MAPEAFVELFQDALYLVLLLVSAIVVPGLLVGLIVAIFQAATSINEQTLSFLPRLIATFIALMFFGHWMTRMLMEYFYRLIDHIPNILY
- the fliN gene encoding flagellar motor switch protein FliN; protein product: MDQNDVDDDWAAALAEQSDAEGSDDVQAAPLEELTDDSEQKMGADEQRKLDAILDIPVTISMEVGHTQINIRNLLQLNQGSVVELDRLAGESLDVLVNGTLIAHGEVVVVNDKFGIRLTDVISQTERIKKLR
- the flhB gene encoding flagellar biosynthesis protein FlhB, yielding MAESEGQERTEDATPRRQEQAREKGQVPRSRELASVSVLVVGAISLMWFGQALGEALMALMTRLFSLSRAEIFDSSELMLVVVGELLHLILPLGLILIVLFISGLVGAAGLGGVSFSWEAARPKLSKMSPLSGFKRMFGTQGLVELLKSVLKVVLVAGVAAYLVYINLEDFFELTIDTFPSNLYHALDILLNFVLLVCCSLLVVVVIDVPFQIWQHNEQLKMTKQEVKDEHKETEGSPEVKGRIRMLQREMAQRRMMADVPQADVVVTNPEHYSVALRYNSDMDSAPVVIAKGSDFTALKIREIAAEYDIAIVPAPPLARALYFSTELEQQIPDGLFTAVAQVLAYVFQLKQYKKGRGRRPTRPDDAYLPIPTDLQHD
- the fliP gene encoding flagellar type III secretion system pore protein FliP (The bacterial flagellar biogenesis protein FliP forms a type III secretion system (T3SS)-type pore required for flagellar assembly.), yielding MTIRMLLAAWVWVAATLFTPFAVAEQEATPAQESITTESISESGEAARLDVGRNTGGGIPAVTMRVNPDGSEDYSVTLQILAIMTALGFLPAVVILMTSFTRIVVVMAILRQAMGLQQTPSNQVIIGIAMFLTLFIMSPVIDRMNTEAIQPYINEQVTAREAFDRVQVPLREFMLRQTRVKDLETFVNMSGAQVDEPEQVPMTVLIPAFVTSELKTAFQIGFMLFLPFLVIDLVVASVLMAMGMMMLSPMIVSLPFKLMLFVLVDGWNLILSTLAASFG